A single Candidatus Deferrimicrobium sp. DNA region contains:
- the mtnP gene encoding S-methyl-5'-thioadenosine phosphorylase — MAGIFGVIGGSGLYEMEGMRNVRQVVVRTPFGAPSDALTVGEIEGRTLAFLPRHGRGHRLSPSQINYRANVYAMKKIGADAILSISAVGSMKERIRPGDIVVVDQFYDQTKFRPNTFFSDGVAGHISFADPVCPDLAGAVYAAARKVVKRVHRGGTYLCMEGPAFSTRAESEIHRKWGVDVIGMTNMPEAKLAREAEICYATLALATDYDCWHAVQEDVSVEAILDVLRRNVENSKKIVLEVARRLPLPGGCRCGEALEHAIITDGKRIPPSARKRLSLLIGKYL, encoded by the coding sequence ATGGCGGGCATTTTCGGCGTCATCGGCGGTTCCGGCCTCTACGAGATGGAGGGGATGAGGAACGTCCGTCAGGTCGTCGTCCGCACGCCGTTCGGGGCGCCGTCCGACGCCCTCACGGTGGGGGAGATCGAGGGGAGGACGCTCGCCTTCCTGCCGCGGCACGGACGGGGACACCGGCTCTCCCCGTCGCAGATCAACTACCGAGCGAACGTCTACGCGATGAAGAAGATCGGGGCCGACGCGATCCTTTCGATCTCGGCCGTCGGCAGCATGAAGGAAAGGATCCGGCCGGGCGACATCGTCGTCGTCGACCAGTTCTACGACCAAACGAAATTCCGCCCGAACACCTTCTTCAGCGACGGCGTGGCGGGACACATCTCGTTCGCCGATCCGGTCTGCCCCGACCTCGCGGGTGCGGTGTACGCGGCGGCGCGCAAGGTCGTGAAGCGTGTTCACCGCGGGGGGACCTACCTCTGCATGGAAGGCCCCGCTTTTTCCACGCGGGCCGAGTCCGAAATCCATCGGAAATGGGGGGTCGACGTCATCGGGATGACGAACATGCCCGAGGCGAAGCTCGCCCGGGAGGCGGAGATCTGTTACGCCACGCTCGCGCTGGCGACCGACTACGACTGCTGGCACGCCGTGCAGGAGGATGTATCGGTCGAGGCGATCCTCGACGTCCTGCGGCGGAACGTGGAAAACTCGAAGAAAATCGTCCTGGAGGTTGCCCGGCGTCTTCCTCTCCCCGGGGGGTGCCGGTGCGGGGAGGCGCTCGAGCACGCCATCATCACCGACGGGAAGAGGATCCCTCCGTCGGCGAGGAAACGCCTCTCCCTCCTGATCGGGAAGTACTTGTGA
- the rlmN gene encoding 23S rRNA (adenine(2503)-C(2))-methyltransferase RlmN, translated as MTRTDLKGMTLTELEEFFARWGKERYRARQLFRWIYQKHADDFAAMTDLSKELRGILASTCRLSGFPAERFETSADGTEKYLFRLEDGETVESVLIPDDARRTLCISSQVGCPLLCGFCATGASGFRRNMTSAEIVQQACYAAKRLSERGERLSNVVFMGMGEPLMNVPEVSRTIGILLSQFGFGFSGKRVTVSTAGIVPEMLALALAHPVSFAVSINAARDDLRSLLMPVNRKYPLKDVVAAMRRIPLQSGRKVTAEYVLLAGVNDSPEDALSLSRLFRGGRIKVNLIPYNAHEASPYRAPEAEVVGRFRDVLIAGGVQTITRERRGADIRAACGQLRGSPRGKKS; from the coding sequence ATGACACGGACGGATCTGAAAGGGATGACCCTCACCGAGCTGGAGGAGTTCTTCGCCCGGTGGGGGAAGGAGCGGTACCGCGCCCGGCAGCTCTTCCGCTGGATCTACCAGAAACACGCCGACGATTTTGCGGCGATGACGGACCTGTCGAAGGAGCTCCGCGGGATTCTCGCGTCGACGTGCCGTCTGTCGGGTTTCCCGGCGGAGCGCTTTGAGACCTCCGCCGACGGGACGGAGAAGTACCTCTTCCGGCTCGAGGACGGCGAAACGGTCGAAAGCGTCCTGATCCCGGACGATGCGCGGCGGACCCTGTGCATCTCCTCCCAGGTGGGATGCCCTCTCCTGTGCGGCTTCTGCGCCACCGGCGCGTCCGGCTTCCGAAGGAACATGACCTCCGCCGAGATCGTCCAGCAGGCCTGTTACGCCGCGAAGCGACTATCGGAGCGTGGGGAGCGGCTGTCGAACGTCGTCTTCATGGGGATGGGGGAGCCGCTGATGAACGTCCCCGAAGTTTCGCGGACGATCGGAATCCTCCTGTCGCAATTCGGGTTCGGATTCTCCGGTAAACGCGTAACGGTCTCCACGGCGGGGATCGTTCCGGAGATGCTGGCGCTCGCGCTTGCGCACCCCGTCAGCTTCGCAGTGTCGATCAACGCCGCCCGCGACGATCTCCGTTCCCTCCTGATGCCGGTCAACCGGAAATATCCGCTGAAGGATGTCGTCGCCGCGATGCGGCGGATCCCGCTGCAAAGCGGGCGAAAGGTGACCGCGGAGTACGTCCTGCTGGCGGGGGTGAACGATTCACCCGAGGACGCGCTATCCTTATCGCGGTTGTTCCGTGGCGGGAGGATCAAGGTCAACCTCATTCCCTACAACGCGCACGAGGCGTCGCCGTATCGGGCGCCGGAGGCGGAGGTGGTGGGTCGATTCCGGGATGTTCTCATCGCGGGAGGGGTCCAGACGATCACCCGGGAGAGGAGGGGCGCCGACATCCGCGCCGCCTGCGGGCAGCTGCGCGGGAGTCCCCGGGGGAAAAAGAGTTGA